A region of Subtercola boreus DNA encodes the following proteins:
- the nrdI gene encoding class Ib ribonucleoside-diphosphate reductase assembly flavoprotein NrdI — MADLVYFSSVSGNTHRFIERLGKPAHRIPLYAKDPALRVDEPYVLVLPTYGGGTSGGAVPKQVIHFLNDAHNRSLIRGVIAAGNTNFGEGYGLAGDIIAAKCKVPALYRFEVFGTPDDVEAVTTGLEEFWKAH; from the coding sequence ATGGCAGACCTCGTCTATTTCTCGAGCGTCTCAGGCAACACCCACCGATTCATTGAGCGGCTGGGGAAACCCGCTCACCGAATCCCTCTCTATGCAAAAGATCCGGCGCTCCGGGTCGACGAGCCCTACGTTCTCGTGCTGCCGACGTACGGCGGCGGAACATCCGGGGGAGCAGTACCCAAGCAAGTCATCCACTTTCTGAACGATGCGCACAACAGGTCGTTGATCAGAGGCGTGATCGCTGCAGGCAACACGAATTTCGGGGAAGGCTATGGCCTCGCCGGCGACATCATCGCTGCGAAGTGCAAAGTGCCCGCCCTCTACCGCTTTGAAGTATTCGGTACGCCCGACGATGTCGAGGCCGTCACAACAGGATTGGAAGAATTTTGGAAAGCACACTGA
- the nrdH gene encoding glutaredoxin-like protein NrdH produces MAITVYTKPSCVQCTATYRALENKGLEYEIFDVSVDEKALAAVKELGYLQAPVVITDDDHWSGFRPDKIAELAARVA; encoded by the coding sequence ATGGCAATCACGGTCTACACGAAGCCCTCCTGCGTCCAGTGCACCGCCACCTACCGCGCCCTCGAGAACAAGGGTCTCGAGTACGAGATCTTCGACGTGTCGGTCGATGAGAAGGCGCTCGCAGCCGTCAAGGAACTGGGGTACCTCCAGGCTCCCGTCGTCATCACCGACGACGACCACTGGTCGGGATTCCGCCCCGACAAGATCGCCGAACTCGCTGCGCGCGTGGCCTGA
- a CDS encoding MFS transporter, which yields MSTGSATGQDARPSDSGAGILGRPYRWVTVGMLAMILLSAFEALAVTTVMPTISAEFDGGSLYALAFSGPLAVGVVGMVVAGNWSDRTGPRRPLFASVIFFAGGLLVAGLATNMELLVFGRLVSGLGGGGLTVALFVLVARVFPERLHPKVFAAFAAAWVIPSLVGPLVAGLVAETVGWRWVFLGVVVLVVLAMGMVVPVMRGFEAVTTGEPWKLSRIVWSVVAAGAVLVASLSGQLADRLNGTVVWMLALAAIVVAVVSLRTLLPPGALLARRGLPTVILLRGLVSGAYFAAETYLPYFFTSQYQLTPALAGLALSFAGLSWAGASWLQGRYSDRISDVSSIRAGILLVLFALAVVLACSVFALSPVLAIVGWLFAGAGMGAMYPRLSVAMLRLSSVTSQGFNSSALAISDSIGAASSLALTAAIFATAGAVSAFSFTECFLLAAVLALVALAVSGRARS from the coding sequence GTGAGCACAGGGTCAGCGACGGGTCAGGATGCCCGGCCGAGCGACTCGGGTGCGGGCATCCTCGGGCGACCGTATCGCTGGGTGACCGTCGGGATGCTCGCGATGATCCTGCTCTCGGCGTTCGAGGCGCTCGCCGTCACGACCGTGATGCCGACGATCAGCGCCGAGTTCGACGGGGGATCGCTCTACGCGCTGGCGTTCTCCGGCCCGCTCGCCGTCGGTGTCGTGGGCATGGTCGTGGCCGGAAACTGGTCGGACCGCACCGGCCCCCGTCGCCCACTCTTCGCCTCGGTGATCTTCTTCGCCGGCGGGCTGCTGGTCGCCGGGCTCGCGACGAACATGGAGCTCCTCGTTTTCGGCAGGCTGGTCTCCGGGCTCGGCGGCGGCGGGCTCACGGTCGCGCTGTTCGTGCTGGTCGCCCGGGTGTTCCCCGAGCGGCTGCACCCCAAGGTCTTCGCCGCGTTCGCCGCCGCCTGGGTCATTCCCTCCCTCGTCGGGCCGCTCGTCGCCGGTCTGGTGGCAGAGACCGTGGGGTGGCGCTGGGTGTTCCTCGGCGTGGTGGTGCTGGTGGTCCTTGCGATGGGGATGGTCGTTCCGGTCATGCGCGGCTTCGAGGCGGTGACCACCGGCGAACCGTGGAAGCTCTCGCGCATCGTCTGGTCGGTCGTGGCGGCAGGCGCGGTGCTGGTTGCCAGCCTGTCGGGGCAGCTCGCCGACCGACTGAATGGCACGGTCGTCTGGATGCTCGCGCTGGCCGCGATCGTGGTCGCCGTCGTCTCGCTCCGCACGCTGCTCCCTCCGGGCGCCCTGCTGGCTCGCCGGGGACTCCCGACGGTCATCCTGCTGCGTGGACTCGTGTCGGGGGCGTACTTCGCGGCGGAGACGTACCTGCCCTATTTCTTCACGAGCCAGTATCAGCTGACACCGGCTCTGGCGGGGCTCGCGCTGTCGTTCGCGGGGCTCTCGTGGGCTGGGGCATCCTGGTTGCAGGGCAGGTACTCCGATCGCATCAGCGATGTTTCGAGCATCCGGGCGGGCATCCTGCTGGTGCTGTTCGCTCTGGCTGTGGTGCTCGCGTGTTCGGTCTTCGCTCTCTCCCCGGTGCTGGCGATCGTGGGCTGGCTGTTCGCGGGGGCGGGCATGGGCGCGATGTACCCTCGGCTCTCGGTGGCCATGCTGCGACTCTCGAGCGTCACGAGCCAGGGTTTCAACTCTTCGGCGCTGGCGATCTCCGACTCGATCGGTGCCGCGTCGTCGCTCGCTCTGACGGCGGCGATCTTCGCCACGGCGGGAGCTGTCAGCGCATTCTCGTTCACCGAGTGCTTTCTGCTGGCTGCCGTTCTCGCGCTTGTGGCGCTCGCTGTGAGCGGTCGCGCACGCTCCTGA
- a CDS encoding cyclase family protein has translation MSRRFVDLSHTITEGLVTYPGLPAPVFTPHLTRERSKTMYAPGTEFAMDIITMIGNTGTYLDSPFHRYADGGDLSTLSLETLAELPAVVFSFPGIAGDETDGPSPEDQSEPGFDGRGITADAFGSEDLRGAAVLLSTGWDALFGTPSYASGAPFLTEDGARLLVEREVALVGIDSLNIDDTESGGERPAHTLLLDAGIHVVEHLTNLGSLPFRGARFTAVPPKVAGFGTFPVRAFATVDAAR, from the coding sequence ATGAGCCGCCGTTTCGTCGACCTCAGCCACACGATCACCGAGGGTCTCGTCACCTACCCCGGCCTGCCGGCGCCGGTGTTCACCCCGCACCTCACCCGTGAGCGCTCGAAGACGATGTACGCGCCCGGCACCGAGTTCGCAATGGACATCATCACGATGATCGGCAACACGGGCACCTACCTCGACAGCCCGTTCCACCGGTACGCCGACGGCGGCGATCTCTCGACCCTCAGCCTCGAGACCCTCGCCGAGCTGCCCGCGGTTGTGTTCTCATTTCCCGGGATTGCTGGCGACGAGACCGACGGGCCCTCGCCCGAAGACCAGTCCGAACCGGGTTTCGACGGCCGTGGCATCACCGCCGACGCGTTCGGCTCCGAAGACCTGCGCGGCGCTGCCGTGCTTCTCTCGACGGGCTGGGACGCGCTGTTCGGCACCCCGTCCTACGCCAGCGGGGCGCCGTTCCTGACAGAGGACGGCGCGCGCCTGCTGGTCGAACGCGAGGTCGCGCTGGTCGGAATCGACTCGCTCAACATCGACGACACCGAATCGGGCGGCGAGCGTCCCGCGCACACGCTGCTGCTGGATGCGGGCATCCACGTCGTCGAGCACCTCACGAACCTCGGCTCGCTGCCGTTCCGCGGGGCCCGCTTCACGGCGGTTCCGCCGAAGGTGGCCGGGTTCGGCACGTTCCCGGTGCGGGCGTTCGCGACGGTCGACGCCGCACGCTGA
- a CDS encoding ROK family protein — protein MTDDAPSPLANVADIGGSHITAAVVGMSGGTARVISSAGADTDPHGAGDEILDLWASACLAAVAGAGSESGARADATWAIAMPDPFDYERGTGTFDNVGKFENLSGVDIRGELAARLGAEPSAVRFLHDASAYGIGEWMFGAASGHDRAVCITLGTGVGSTFLDHGTPVKHRADVPTNGTVHLLEVDGGPLEDTVSTRAIVAAFARSTGETTTVKDIAGRVRSGDTAAAAVLGHASNALGRCLGPWLAAFEATVMVAGGSISRSWDLFEPGFRAGVAEADPAYARTLELAASRLLDEAPLLGAAAWLTRPA, from the coding sequence GTGACCGACGACGCTCCCTCTCCGCTCGCCAACGTCGCCGACATCGGCGGCAGCCACATCACCGCCGCTGTCGTCGGGATGTCCGGCGGCACCGCCCGTGTGATCAGCTCGGCCGGAGCCGACACCGACCCGCACGGGGCGGGCGACGAGATCCTCGACCTGTGGGCGTCCGCATGCCTCGCCGCCGTCGCCGGAGCAGGCTCGGAATCAGGCGCGCGCGCCGATGCGACCTGGGCGATCGCCATGCCCGACCCCTTCGACTACGAACGCGGAACAGGCACCTTCGACAACGTCGGAAAGTTCGAGAACCTCTCGGGGGTCGACATCCGCGGCGAGCTCGCAGCGCGTCTCGGCGCCGAACCCTCGGCCGTGCGATTCCTGCACGACGCAAGCGCGTACGGCATCGGCGAGTGGATGTTCGGGGCGGCCTCCGGCCACGATCGCGCCGTCTGCATCACCCTCGGCACCGGCGTCGGCAGCACCTTCCTCGACCACGGCACCCCCGTCAAGCACCGTGCAGACGTGCCGACGAACGGCACGGTGCACCTGCTCGAGGTCGACGGTGGACCGCTGGAGGACACCGTCTCCACCCGCGCGATCGTCGCCGCGTTCGCCCGGTCGACCGGCGAAACGACGACCGTCAAGGACATAGCCGGGCGCGTGCGCTCCGGCGACACGGCGGCCGCGGCGGTGCTCGGCCACGCCTCGAACGCCCTGGGGCGCTGCCTCGGCCCCTGGCTGGCCGCCTTCGAGGCGACCGTCATGGTCGCGGGCGGCTCCATCTCACGCTCCTGGGACCTGTTCGAGCCCGGCTTCCGCGCCGGCGTCGCCGAGGCCGACCCCGCCTACGCCCGCACGCTGGAGCTCGCCGCGTCGCGGCTGCTCGACGAGGCCCCCCTGCTCGGCGCGGCGGCCTGGCTCACCCGCCCCGCCTGA
- a CDS encoding cystathionine gamma-synthase yields the protein MPRKQHFETTAIHAGQEFDPSTGSIIPPIYQTSTFVQDGIGGFRGGYEYARGGNPTRTSLETLLAALEGGKHAFSFSSGLAAEDALLRAALEPGDHVVLGNDVYGGTHRLIDKIHSKSGILNDTVEMMDLHAVQKAVVPGKTKILWLETPSNPLMKISDIGELAEIGHAAGAIVVVDNTFASPYLQKPLSLAADVVVHSTTKYLGGHSDVLGGAVVLNDAELASKVGFQQFAAGAVSGPMDAWLTVRGIKTLAVRMDRHSANAQAIAEHLVGHPALDRIYYPGLESHPGHELAKTQMSGFGGMISLGLKAGPKAARKFAESTKVFQLAESLGGVESLIGYPSEMTHASVKGTALEVPDNIIRLSVGIENVDDLIDDLDRALPRR from the coding sequence ATGCCACGCAAACAGCACTTCGAGACCACCGCCATCCACGCCGGGCAGGAGTTCGACCCCAGTACCGGGTCCATCATCCCGCCGATCTACCAGACATCCACGTTCGTGCAGGACGGGATCGGCGGCTTCCGCGGCGGCTACGAGTACGCCCGCGGCGGCAATCCCACGCGCACGTCGCTGGAGACTCTGCTCGCTGCGCTCGAAGGCGGAAAGCACGCCTTCTCGTTCTCGTCCGGCCTTGCTGCCGAGGATGCCCTGCTGAGGGCGGCGCTCGAACCCGGTGACCACGTGGTGCTCGGCAACGACGTCTACGGGGGAACGCACCGACTGATCGACAAGATCCACTCGAAGTCGGGCATCCTGAACGACACCGTCGAGATGATGGACCTTCACGCCGTGCAGAAGGCGGTGGTGCCCGGAAAGACGAAGATCCTCTGGCTCGAGACGCCGAGCAACCCGCTGATGAAGATCAGCGACATCGGTGAGCTCGCCGAGATCGGCCACGCAGCCGGCGCGATCGTCGTGGTCGACAACACCTTCGCCTCGCCGTACCTGCAGAAGCCGCTCTCCCTCGCAGCCGATGTGGTCGTGCATTCGACCACGAAGTACCTCGGCGGCCACTCCGACGTGCTGGGCGGAGCCGTGGTGCTGAACGACGCGGAGCTGGCGTCGAAGGTCGGCTTCCAGCAGTTCGCCGCCGGAGCCGTGTCAGGGCCGATGGATGCCTGGCTGACGGTGCGCGGAATCAAGACGCTCGCGGTGCGGATGGACAGGCACAGTGCCAATGCGCAGGCCATCGCCGAACACCTGGTCGGGCATCCGGCCCTCGACCGCATCTACTACCCGGGCCTCGAGTCCCACCCGGGCCACGAGCTCGCGAAGACCCAGATGTCGGGCTTCGGCGGCATGATCTCGCTCGGGCTGAAGGCGGGCCCGAAGGCGGCGCGCAAGTTCGCCGAGTCGACGAAGGTCTTCCAGCTCGCCGAGTCGCTCGGCGGGGTCGAATCGCTGATCGGCTACCCGAGCGAGATGACGCACGCCTCGGTCAAGGGAACCGCGCTCGAAGTGCCCGACAACATCATCCGGCTGTCCGTCGGCATCGAGAACGTGGATGACCTGATCGACGACCTCGACCGGGCACTGCCCCGGCGCTGA
- a CDS encoding cystathionine beta-synthase: MKYAETVLDLVGNTPLVRLNKVTDGIAATVLAKVEYLNPGGSSKDRIATRIIDAAEREGLLKPGGTIVEPTSGNTGIGLALVAQQRGYRCVFVLPDKVGEDKRNVLLAYGAEIVVTPTAVAPEDPESYYSVSDRLAREIPGAFKPNQYSNPNGPLSHYETTGPEIWRDTEGAVTHFVAGVGTGGTISGVGKYLKEVSGGRVQIIGADPEGSVYSGGTGRPYLTEGVGEDFWPTAYDPSVVDTIIASSDAESFELTRRLAREEGLLVGGSSGLAVSVALKAARDLPADAVVVVLLPDGGRGYLGKIFNDKWMRSYGFTDESSESTVRDLIGAKDGSLPALVHAHPSDTVHDAIEIMKTYGVSQMPVLSAEPPVVMGEVVGSLNEEALLEHLFSGKASMGDKVGTFQGASFPLIGINESVASARQFLGSAPALMVTDEGKPVAVITRQDLLTFLSA, encoded by the coding sequence GTGAAATACGCAGAGACAGTCCTCGACCTGGTCGGAAACACGCCGCTGGTGCGCCTCAACAAGGTCACAGACGGCATCGCGGCAACGGTGCTCGCGAAGGTCGAATATCTGAACCCCGGCGGTTCGTCGAAAGACCGCATCGCCACACGCATCATCGATGCGGCCGAACGCGAGGGGCTCCTGAAGCCCGGCGGAACCATCGTGGAGCCCACCTCCGGCAACACCGGAATCGGCCTGGCGCTCGTCGCGCAGCAGCGCGGGTACCGCTGCGTCTTCGTGCTGCCCGACAAGGTGGGCGAAGACAAGCGCAACGTTCTCCTGGCCTACGGCGCCGAGATCGTCGTCACGCCGACGGCTGTCGCGCCCGAAGACCCCGAGTCCTACTACTCGGTGAGCGACCGGCTGGCGCGTGAGATCCCCGGCGCGTTCAAGCCGAACCAGTACTCCAACCCGAATGGTCCGCTGAGCCACTACGAGACCACGGGTCCCGAGATCTGGCGCGACACGGAAGGCGCCGTGACACACTTTGTCGCGGGCGTCGGAACCGGCGGGACCATCAGCGGAGTCGGAAAGTATCTCAAGGAGGTCTCAGGCGGCCGCGTGCAGATCATCGGCGCCGACCCCGAGGGTTCGGTCTACTCGGGCGGCACCGGCCGGCCCTACCTCACCGAGGGTGTCGGCGAGGACTTCTGGCCGACCGCCTACGACCCGAGCGTCGTGGACACGATCATCGCCTCCAGCGACGCCGAGTCGTTCGAGCTGACCCGCCGCCTCGCGCGCGAAGAGGGCCTGCTCGTCGGCGGGTCGAGCGGGCTGGCGGTCTCCGTCGCGCTCAAGGCGGCCCGCGACCTGCCCGCTGACGCGGTGGTCGTCGTGCTGCTGCCCGACGGCGGCCGGGGCTACCTCGGCAAGATCTTCAACGACAAGTGGATGCGCTCCTACGGGTTCACCGACGAGTCGAGCGAGAGCACCGTGCGCGACCTGATCGGCGCGAAAGACGGCTCCCTGCCCGCGCTCGTGCACGCGCATCCGTCCGACACCGTGCACGACGCCATCGAGATCATGAAGACCTACGGGGTTTCGCAGATGCCGGTGCTGAGCGCCGAACCACCCGTTGTGATGGGCGAGGTCGTCGGTTCCCTGAACGAGGAGGCGCTGCTCGAGCACCTCTTCAGCGGCAAGGCGTCGATGGGCGACAAGGTCGGTACCTTCCAGGGCGCGTCGTTCCCGCTGATCGGCATCAACGAGTCCGTCGCCTCGGCGCGCCAGTTCCTCGGCTCGGCGCCGGCCCTCATGGTGACGGATGAGGGAAAGCCGGTCGCCGTGATCACCCGCCAGGACCTGCTCACCTTCCTGAGTGCCTGA
- a CDS encoding ABC transporter ATP-binding protein, which translates to MSGVGARGGGGRPMMGGGDADAQRARNADAPKVENLFGRIVDLFRPYRRPIILTVILVLVSAALSVIPPLLTQQAFDRGLFPPGSGPNVPVLAEIVGLMIVLYVATSLIGVWQAYLTATVGNRVMGSMRVRLFTHLQRMELSFFTKTKTGVIQSRLQNDVGGVAAVLTNTISSVLGNTVTVIAAFVALILLNWQLTIIAVVLMPILVIAQRRVGQVRARIATKTQESLSDMTAITQETLSVSGILLAKSFNQQQAEIGRYSAENDNQVFLQVRQQMSGQWFFAMVSIFLSSIPAIVYLAAGFLLGNGATDITAGTIVAFTTVQARLLFPLLGLLRVALDLQTSGALFARIFEYLDLKPSIADRPGALALPDARVAGRVQFDDVVFRYADASPESRPTLGGVSFDIRPGQFAAFVGPSGAGKTTVSYLIPRFYEATAGRVLFDGTDVRDLTQESLIAHLGIVSQETYLFHATIAENLRYAKPTATQQELEAAAVLANIHDRIMSFDDGYETMVGERGYRLSGGEKQRIAIARVLLKNPAVLILDEATSALDSISERVVQNALDTASRGRTTIAIAHRLSTVVKADVIFVVEDGVIVEHGTHADLLARGGAYSNLYSEQVSAGSF; encoded by the coding sequence ATGAGCGGTGTAGGAGCACGAGGTGGGGGCGGTCGCCCGATGATGGGTGGCGGTGATGCCGACGCGCAGCGCGCTCGCAACGCCGACGCGCCGAAGGTCGAGAACCTGTTCGGGCGCATCGTGGACCTGTTCCGGCCCTACCGGCGGCCGATCATCCTGACGGTCATCCTCGTGCTGGTGTCCGCCGCCCTCTCTGTGATCCCGCCGCTCCTCACTCAGCAGGCGTTCGACCGCGGTCTCTTCCCGCCGGGTTCGGGCCCGAACGTGCCCGTACTCGCCGAGATCGTCGGGCTGATGATCGTGCTCTACGTCGCAACGAGCCTGATCGGGGTCTGGCAGGCCTACCTCACGGCGACGGTCGGCAACCGGGTGATGGGTTCGATGCGGGTGCGGCTCTTCACCCACCTGCAGCGTATGGAGCTGAGCTTCTTCACCAAGACCAAGACCGGTGTCATCCAGTCGCGCCTGCAGAACGATGTGGGCGGTGTCGCTGCCGTTCTCACCAACACCATCTCGAGCGTGCTCGGCAACACCGTGACCGTCATCGCCGCGTTCGTCGCACTGATCCTGCTCAACTGGCAGCTGACGATCATCGCGGTCGTGCTGATGCCGATCCTCGTCATCGCTCAGCGACGGGTGGGCCAGGTGCGGGCCCGCATCGCCACCAAGACGCAGGAGTCGCTGAGCGACATGACGGCGATCACCCAGGAGACGCTGAGCGTCTCCGGCATCCTGCTGGCGAAGAGCTTCAACCAGCAGCAGGCCGAGATCGGGCGGTACTCGGCCGAGAACGACAACCAGGTCTTCCTGCAGGTGCGCCAGCAGATGAGCGGCCAGTGGTTCTTCGCGATGGTGAGCATCTTCCTCTCGAGCATCCCGGCCATCGTGTACCTCGCCGCCGGCTTCCTGCTCGGGAACGGGGCCACCGACATCACGGCGGGAACGATCGTCGCCTTCACGACGGTGCAGGCGCGGCTGCTGTTCCCGCTGCTGGGGCTGCTGCGGGTCGCGCTCGACCTGCAGACCTCCGGTGCGCTGTTCGCGCGCATCTTCGAATACCTCGACCTGAAGCCCTCCATCGCCGACCGGCCCGGCGCGCTCGCGCTTCCCGACGCCCGCGTGGCAGGGCGCGTGCAGTTCGACGATGTCGTCTTCCGGTACGCCGACGCCTCGCCCGAGTCGCGGCCGACGCTCGGCGGCGTCTCCTTCGACATCCGGCCCGGGCAGTTCGCGGCCTTCGTCGGCCCGTCGGGGGCGGGGAAGACCACCGTGTCCTACCTCATCCCGCGGTTCTACGAGGCGACCGCAGGGCGGGTGCTCTTCGACGGCACCGACGTGCGCGACCTGACGCAGGAGTCCCTGATCGCGCATCTCGGCATCGTGAGCCAGGAGACCTACCTCTTCCATGCGACGATCGCCGAGAACCTCCGGTACGCGAAGCCCACGGCCACCCAGCAGGAGTTGGAGGCCGCGGCGGTGCTGGCGAACATCCACGACCGCATCATGAGTTTCGACGACGGCTACGAGACGATGGTCGGCGAGCGGGGCTACCGGTTGTCGGGCGGGGAGAAGCAGCGCATCGCGATCGCGCGCGTTCTGCTGAAGAACCCGGCCGTGCTCATCCTCGACGAGGCGACCAGCGCCCTCGACTCCATCTCGGAACGGGTGGTGCAGAACGCCCTCGACACGGCCTCTCGGGGCCGCACGACGATCGCCATCGCGCACCGGCTGTCGACCGTCGTGAAGGCCGACGTCATCTTCGTTGTCGAAGACGGGGTGATCGTGGAGCACGGCACGCACGCCGACCTCCTGGCCCGGGGCGGCGCCTACTCGAACCTGTACAGCGAGCAGGTCTCGGCGGGGTCGTTCTGA
- a CDS encoding carbohydrate ABC transporter permease, whose product MSAVAPIDIPFDKSTSRQLARGEAVIETTSRRAKKRMTSRGATTAALIIAIVWTIPTLGLFISSFRPGADIKTSGWWTIFTNPAFTLDNYAAAIGAGNALSLGQAFLNSLVITLPATIIPIIVASLAAYAFAWIDFKFKNAIFIGVFALQIVPIQMALVPLLTLFSDGVKIGGFYVLPGLNLNGVPDSFAKVWIAHAIFALPLAIFLLHNFISEIPSEVIEAARVDGAGHGQVFFRMIVPLAMPAIASFAIFQFLWVWNDLLVATIFTSGGNLPITKALQDLSGSFGQSWELLTAGAFISILVPLIVFFALQRFFVRGLLAGATKG is encoded by the coding sequence ATGAGCGCCGTAGCTCCGATTGATATTCCGTTCGACAAGTCGACCAGTCGCCAGCTGGCCCGCGGCGAAGCCGTCATCGAGACGACCAGCCGCCGGGCGAAGAAGCGGATGACGTCGCGGGGCGCGACGACTGCAGCGCTCATCATCGCGATCGTCTGGACCATCCCGACCCTCGGCCTGTTCATCTCCTCGTTCCGCCCGGGCGCCGACATCAAGACCTCCGGCTGGTGGACGATCTTCACCAACCCGGCGTTCACTCTCGACAACTATGCGGCGGCGATCGGTGCGGGCAACGCCCTGTCTCTCGGGCAGGCGTTCCTGAACTCGCTGGTGATCACCCTGCCGGCCACGATCATCCCGATCATCGTGGCGAGTCTGGCGGCCTACGCGTTCGCGTGGATCGACTTCAAGTTCAAGAACGCGATCTTCATCGGCGTTTTCGCGCTGCAGATCGTCCCTATCCAGATGGCACTCGTGCCCCTGTTGACGCTGTTCTCCGACGGAGTGAAGATCGGCGGTTTCTACGTGCTGCCGGGCCTCAACCTGAACGGTGTGCCCGACAGCTTCGCGAAGGTGTGGATCGCGCACGCGATCTTCGCCCTGCCCCTCGCGATCTTCCTCCTGCACAACTTCATCTCGGAGATTCCGTCTGAGGTCATCGAAGCCGCCCGCGTCGACGGTGCCGGCCACGGCCAGGTCTTCTTCCGGATGATCGTGCCGCTGGCCATGCCGGCCATCGCCTCGTTCGCGATCTTCCAGTTCCTCTGGGTGTGGAACGACCTGCTGGTGGCGACCATCTTCACCTCGGGAGGCAACCTGCCGATCACCAAGGCGCTGCAGGACCTTTCGGGTTCGTTCGGGCAGTCGTGGGAGCTGCTCACAGCCGGGGCGTTCATTTCCATCCTGGTTCCGCTCATCGTGTTCTTCGCCCTGCAGCGCTTCTTCGTGCGCGGCCTGCTGGCGGGAGCGACGAAGGGCTGA
- a CDS encoding carbohydrate ABC transporter permease gives MSGFFRWLAGLPPLAQIPIIILAFLAVIAIVLFLVEIAPRRGLRYTIIRLAVCVLVPFGALVFFGIYNSAIWIAAVAAVLGGVFFLIDYRSRQGAGYLFQLIAFMAPAFILLIIGLVYPTIKTAGAAFMSNDGTSFVGLNNFAWLFSSADGLTAFLNTIVWVLIAPIASTIFGLAYAYFIDKSRGEKFFKVLVFMPMAISFVGASIIFRFFYDVRQGDSQIGLLNQIVIWFGGQPVDWLGAQPWNTLFLVVVLIWTQTGFAMVVLSAAIKGVPQEQNEAASIDGTNAWQAFINVTVPGIRSSLIVVLTTISIASLKVYDIVSAMTGGRNDTTVLGFEMVRQFQLGSRDGYSSALAVVLFLLVLPIIVFNARQIKNQREIR, from the coding sequence ATGTCCGGTTTCTTCCGGTGGCTGGCAGGGCTGCCGCCTCTCGCCCAGATCCCCATCATCATCCTCGCCTTCCTCGCGGTCATCGCGATCGTGCTCTTCCTGGTCGAGATAGCGCCGCGACGTGGCCTCCGCTATACGATCATCCGTCTCGCCGTCTGCGTGCTCGTGCCGTTCGGTGCGCTCGTCTTCTTCGGCATCTACAACTCGGCAATCTGGATCGCGGCAGTCGCCGCCGTTCTCGGCGGGGTCTTCTTCCTGATCGACTACCGATCGCGCCAGGGCGCGGGCTACCTCTTCCAGCTCATCGCGTTCATGGCTCCCGCGTTCATCCTGCTGATCATCGGGCTCGTGTATCCGACGATCAAGACGGCTGGCGCTGCCTTCATGAGCAACGATGGAACCTCATTCGTCGGCTTGAACAACTTCGCCTGGCTGTTCTCCAGCGCAGACGGGCTCACGGCCTTCCTGAACACGATCGTCTGGGTGCTGATCGCGCCGATCGCCTCGACGATCTTCGGTCTCGCCTACGCCTACTTCATCGACAAGAGCCGCGGCGAGAAGTTCTTCAAGGTGCTCGTGTTCATGCCGATGGCGATCTCGTTCGTCGGCGCGTCGATCATCTTCCGTTTCTTCTACGACGTGCGCCAGGGCGACTCGCAGATCGGTCTGCTCAACCAGATCGTCATCTGGTTCGGAGGCCAGCCCGTCGACTGGCTGGGCGCCCAGCCGTGGAACACGCTGTTCCTCGTCGTCGTGCTCATCTGGACCCAGACCGGATTCGCGATGGTCGTTCTCTCCGCTGCGATCAAGGGTGTTCCGCAGGAACAGAACGAGGCTGCATCGATCGACGGCACCAACGCCTGGCAGGCCTTCATCAACGTGACGGTCCCGGGCATCCGCTCATCGCTCATCGTCGTGCTGACCACGATCTCGATCGCATCGCTCAAGGTCTACGACATCGTGAGCGCCATGACCGGTGGCCGCAATGACACCACCGTGCTCGGCTTCGAGATGGTGCGCCAGTTCCAGCTCGGCAGCCGCGACGGCTACAGCTCGGCTCTCGCCGTCGTGCTGTTCCTGCTCGTACTGCCGATCATCGTGTTCAATGCACGCCAGATCAAGAACCAGAGGGAGATCCGATGA